From Argopecten irradians isolate NY chromosome 2, Ai_NY, whole genome shotgun sequence, the proteins below share one genomic window:
- the LOC138315251 gene encoding uncharacterized protein: MLLALQVSLILAVLGQHCPLTYGAVLGTSDGSTEVTSTSPQQVGSDSLIIENVDVTQLSEEDLEDFLAALDEKFKGELDIEVGKQIIKSAVSGGRTKRWIPLAARGAFIVGRGIFRALSRAKVSKSAGKITRQYERRGNFKKAVSDFHRLKPTNVKRFSGKNGLTGLQGQVGRNTVKVRSNSSGNRPTLESYRTNKAERKIIRKVRYDRN; encoded by the exons ATGTTGTTGGCTCTACAAGTCTCGCTGATCCTGGCTGTACTGGGACAACATTGCCCACTTACCTATGGAGCTGTTTTGGGTACAAGTGACGGGAGTACTGAAGTTACGTCTACTTCTCCGCAGCAAGTGGGCTCGGATAGTCTGATCATCGAAAATGTTGACGTCACTCAGCTGTCCGAAGAAGATTTGGAAGATTTCTTAGCAGCTTTGGATGAAAAGTTTAAAGGGGAGCTAG atatCGAGGTTGgcaaacaaatcattaaaaGTGCTGTATCCGGGGGTAGGACAAAAAGATGGATCCCGCTCGCAGCACGTGGGGCTTTCATTGTTGGGCGTGGTATATTCAGAGCGCTCTCCCGCGCAAAGGTGTCCAAAAGTGCAGGGAAAATTACCCGTCAGTATGAAAGACGAGGAAACTTCAAAAAAGCTGTCAGCGATTTCCACAGGCTTAAACCAACTAACGTCAAACGGTTTAGTGGAAAG AATGGCTTGACTGGTCTACAGGGACAAGTCGGAAGAAACACCGTTAAAGTCCGATCAAACAGTTCCGGAAATCGGCCAACTCTTGAATCCTACAGAACGAACAAAGCAGAGAGGAAAATTATCAGGAAGGTTCGATACGACAGAAACTAG
- the LOC138315252 gene encoding galactoside alpha-(1,2)-fucosyltransferase 2-like: MMISLKKPAKKGTKVSKKVRIREYTDEGNGRSPTNLINNNYGVALLLVIGFSFGFIITSYSGSITSFGSKAEPIPMEITLSNEDDTNEDIVEIQRKPITSVDISSTSTRNSVIRNNHVEPDVKPTQPSALSRSPHPPPGSAEAFTIENLQRKIPKFEVGIAIRQDTNRYICNGYGPRLGNLMFLYATCYGVAYDFNMTLALNNGEYIYGPFEGIPKPKKSKSQYCRGGQRSFNQAKPRYYNRFNIKRTDKFVRLNGYLQSWKYFANSFDDLRQQFTWRKSIRDTVEKIIAHLVKTSYPNDDFKSVTTVGIHIRRGDYVHERRPMADKPYIESAKQYFLSRYPKVLFIVATNPDTEARTWCTANIINGTGTSVFSGKNNDRYVDMALLSMTNHVIISTGTYGWWAGFLSKGTVVHYDWIPHNHYKFNREDYILPYWVGIKATKIDWSNSQFRTLKPPPIQPPQG, translated from the exons ATGATGATAAGCCTTAAGAAACCAGCGAAGAAAG GTACAAAAGTGTCGAAGAAAGTCAGGATAAGGGAGTATACCGATGAAGGAAATG GACGCTCACCTACCAACCTGATTAACAATAACTACGGGGTAGCCCTTCTGCTTGTCATTGGATTTTCATTTGGATTTATTATCACAAGTTATTCTGGATCCATCACGTCTTTCGGCTCGAAAGCCGAACCCATCCCGATGGAAATAACCCTCTCCAATGAGGACGACACAAACGAAGACATTGTGGAGATCCAAAGAAAGCCTATTACATCAGTTGATATAAGCTCTACAAGTACCAGGAATAGCGTGATTAGGAATAATCATGTTGAACCGGATGTAAAACCTACGCAGCCATCAGCTTTATCTAGATCTCCACATCCACCTCCAGGAAGTGCAGAAGCTTTCACGATTGAAAACTTGCAGCGCAAAATTCCAAAGTTTGAAGTTGGTATTGCTATTCGGCAAGATACAAACAGATATATCTGCAATGGTTATGGCCCAAGACTCGGCAACCTCATGTTCCTGTACGCTACCTGTTACGGTGTTGCGTACGATTTCAATATGACACTAGCCCTCAATAATGGGGAATATATATATGGTCCCTTTGAAGGGATTCCTAAACCAAAAAAGTCAAAATCACAGTACTGCAGAGGGGGTCAAAGGTCCTTCAATCAGGCAAAGCCAAGATATTACAACAGATTTAACATCAAAAGGACGGATAAATTCGTTAGACTAAATGGGTATCTGCAGTCAtggaaatattttgcaaattcGTTCGATGATCTTAGACAGCAATTTACATGGAGAAAGTCTATTCGTGATACCGTGGAGAAAATTATTGCCCATTTGGTTAAAACTAGTTACCCTAACGACGATTTCAAATCTGTGACAACCGTAGGAATTCATATAAGAAGAGGCGATTATGTGCACGAGCGCCGCCCAATGGCGGACAAACCTTATATAGAAAGTGCCAAGCAATATTTCCTGAGTCGTTATCCAAAAGTGTTATTTATAGTAGCGACCAATCCCGATACCGAGGCAAGGACCTGGTGCACAGCTAATATAATAAATGGCACGGGGACATCAGTGTTTTCCGGAAAGAATAATGACCGCTACGTTGACATGGCACTATTGTCAATGACAAATCACGTGATCATTTCTACAGGAACTTACGGATGGTGGGCGGGCTTTCTTAGCAAAGGGACCGTGGTGCATTACGACTGGATCCCACATAACCATTATAAGTTTAATAGAGAGGATTATATTCTACCATATTGGGTCGGAATTAAAGCTACAAAAATTGACTGGAGCAATTCCCAATTCAGAACTCTTAAACCACCACCTATTCAACCACCGCAAggatag